The sequence below is a genomic window from Ignavibacteriales bacterium.
GAGAGGCAGTGGCGAACTATCATAGCAAAAGACATGGAGTTGGTTATTCAGCGGATGATGTTTTAATCGGACCCGGATCAAAGGAATTAATGTTCATGCTTCAATATGTTTATTATGGTGATTTGCTTATTCCAACTCCAAGCTGGGTTTCTTATGCACCTCAGGCAAAGATAATCGGGAGAAATGTTGACTGGCTTGAGACTAAAAAGGAAAATGAATGGAGGTTAACCCCTGAGGAACTTGATGCTCATTGTAAAGATGATCCTACAAAACCAAGAATTGTAATTCTGAACTATCCTTCTAATCCTGTCGGAGGAACTTATACAACAGATGAACTAAAAAAAATTGCTCAAGTAGCACGTAAGTATAAACTTGTTCTGTTATCAGATGAAATTTATGGCGAACTTCATTATAAAGGTAAACATATTTCAATCGGCAGGTTTTATCCCGAAGGAACTATCATCAGCGGTGGACTAAGTAAATGGTGCGGTGCAGGCGGATGGAGGCTGGGTACATTTGTATTTCCTTCTTCTCTTAGATGGCTGCTTGATTCGATGGCTGTTATGGCAAGTGAAACATTCACAGCTACAAGTGCGCCAATTCAATATGCCGCAGTAAGAGCATTCCAGGGCGGAGACACTATTGAAAAATATTTGTGGAATGCAAGATCACTTCTTGAAAAACTTGGTAATCATTGTGCAAAAAAACTAAGATCAAAAAATATTTTTGTTCCAAAACCATCGGGTGGATTTTATCTGTTTCCTGATTTTTCCGATCACTCAGAAAAATTTAAAAGGAGCGGAATAACATCAAGTATAAATTTATGTGACAAACTACTTGATGAAACCGGTGTTGCTATACTGCCAGGTGCAAGTTTTGGCAGACCAAAAGAAGAACTTACGGCAAGACTTTCATTTGTTGATTTTGATGGAGCGAGAGCGCTTGGTGCTGTTGAGCATCTTAAAAACGGGGAAGAGATTGATGAAGAATTCCTTGAAACATATTGTGCCCCAACTCTAAAAGCAATTGAACTGATCTGTGATTGGATTCCCAATTAACATTTTATTGAATTGAATAAAGGTTCATACTTGGAAAAATATATTATAGTATCTATAGGTGCTGCAGCAGGAGGAACATTCAGGTATTGGATGACTTCATTTATCCACAAGTTATTTCCATCAACATTTCCATATGGAACACTAACTGTAAACATTTTGGGAAGCTTTCTGTTAGGTGTTATTATTTTTTATTTTGATGATAAGAATTTAATCTCGCCATCACTTAAGCTGCTCTTGACCGTCGGATTTTGCGGTGGGTTCACAACGTTTTCAACTTTTTCAATTGAAACAATTAATCTGCTGCGCGATTCCGAAATATCACTCGCGCTCTTAAATATTTCTGCAAATATTTTGTTTTGTTTACTAGGTGTGTACCTGGCATATATTATTTCAAAAATATTCTGAGGTGAATATGCAAATTTCAGGAGACGCTAAACTCTTACGGATTTTTATTGGTGAAAGTGATAAACTGGACAACATTCCACTTTACGAAAAAATAGTTTTGGAAGCCCGTAATAACGGATTAGCCGGCGCAACAGTATTAAAAGGAATAATGAGCTTTGGCGGGAATAGCAGAATTCATACAACCAAAATTCTGCGGCTCAGCGAAGATCTGCCGATGGTAGTAGAAATTGTTGACGAACAGAAGAAGATAGAAAATTTTCTTCCCCTCGTTGATTCACTGTTTGAAAAGGCAAACTGCGGCGGAATGGTAACAATTGAAAAGGCTGAGATAATTATCTACAAGGCAGGAAATATTTTAGAAAAGTAGTAAGTTTGCAGTCAGAGAAATAACATTATAGACTATACAATTATTCTGGGGCAAAAATGAAAATTATCGCTGTAATTATAATATCAGTTTTAACCAACCAGTTTTTACCTGCTCAATCCAAATTCGATATTTTCAAATTGGATATTCCTTATAACATTCTAAATAATAAGAACCAGTATGATCAAATGGGTGTTTCTTTTGATTATTATTCTGATATAGACCCCTCCTTAATTGCGTACTACTTGAATTACTTGAACAGACGATATTTGAATTCAATAACAAATCCTGATTCTAACGGATATAATTTGTTGCAGTCAAAAACAAGGCAACTTATTATTCGACGGAACGACTGGGTTCAGCAGGAATTGAATGATGCATGGGAAAATATTCCAACAGTAATACTCGCATTTAAAGTACGATCTTTTCTTGACTACAGTGCTGTTGATGAAACACAACCTTTAGCATTGGAAAACAAAAAGGATTTCATCGGTAAGAACTATATAGATTTCTGCATACTCAAGTATTTTTCTTCAGATCCGTCGTTGAAATACAGCGAAGACATTGTATATGGTGTTTTGATTCCGGAGGCTGTTAAAAAAATACAGGACAATTTCTATCTCAAGTTTAAGGATATAAGTAATTTGTCCAGGTCTGAAAGGTTTGCGATTGCTGATTCTGTACATTCTTATTTTTTATTTTTTGATAAAGGTTATGGCAATGATCTATATCCCAAAATGAATATAAGAGCATATGAATTTCTTAATAGTTTGTTTGAAGAAGAATTTAACCAATCATTTTCAGTTGGTTTTGTATACGGGCAATCGGAATTTGCTCAAACAACTACTCATTCATTTAATTTCACAGAGCAATTGTCGGATTTGGTTTCAGTTAATTTCAGTGGAGATTTTGAAAACAAATTTATGTATTCAAAATATATTGGTCTTTTACTGAAACTTAAAATCAGAGAGAAAATAAGACCTTATTCATACGTTAGTATTGGTTTTAGTAAGTATTTAGATAATAAGGTTCTAAGTGCAACGTCTTCGGTTCCTGAAAGTGCTGCTCAGTATTATGTGATTCGACCAGATACCGGGATTTATGGGTATAGAATTGATTCATATTATGAATTTAGAAAATTATCTGATCCATCAATCACAACATATTCGTTTCAGTTAAACATACCCGTGTTTTATGCTTTCCGGAAATTATTTCTTGAAGCAGGGCTGGATTACACTTACTTCAATAGTAAGTTTAAATATTCACTCTCAAGGAAGGATGAATTTTTTATTCCCAATGTACTCGATCCATCTTACCTGGTAAATTACACGCATACTTATGAGTATGAGACGACACGTCATATTTTTTATCCAACCATCAGCATTAATTATGAACCATGGGATTATATAACGATCAGATCTAAATTCCGGACAAAGATTGATAAATTGAACTTTGAAATATTCTTACATCTTTAGTCAACAACCCGGAGTTACATCATGGGCGGTAAGGTTGCTTTGATTTTGAAGTGAAGATTGCATCATCTTATCCTTAACACACTCATAACATTCTCTTAACATTCCGTTAACATTGCTCCATTAAGTTGCATCCGTCGAAGTAAATAACCTTTTATTAATGTCGGAGAGAGAGATGAATAAATTCATCAACTATTTAATGAAGTTTCAGAAGGGCATCACTCGTTTGAATGGTCTTTTAAACATATCGCCAATTCTGCTTTTACTAACACTCCTGATAACTCATTCAGTTTATGCACAGGAAACAGGTACAATCTCAGGAACTATTGTCGATAAACAAAATGGTGAACCGCTTATCGGGGCAAATATTCTTTTGGAAGGCACATCAATTGGTGCCGCAACTGATATAAACGGAATTTACAGGATAACCAATGTACCCGTTGGTTCATACAATCTAATTGCTTCAATGATCGGATATACTAAAATGACTGTTACAAATGTTGATGTGACAGGAAAGGAAAATCTTAAGCTCGATCTTATTCTTGTATCCGAGGCAATAGAAACGGAAGCTGTTATTGTCACCGCCAAGATGATATTAAATAATGAGGCTAGCCTGTTAAAAGACAGACAAAAATCAACGAGTATCAGTGACGCTATAAGTTCCGAGCAACTCTCAATGACTGGCGCAAGCGATGCAGGTGATGCAATGAAAAAAGTCGTTGGGTCAACTGTCGTAGACGGAAAATATGTTTATGTACGTGGTCTGGGTGACAGGTACAGTAATACCCAGCTAAATGGAACCGAATTACCAAGCACTGATCCAAATAAAAAAGCGTTTCAGCTTGATTTAATTCCCACAAATTTACTTGAGAATATCATAACTATAAAAACTTTTACGCCGGATAAACCGGGAAATTTCAGCGGAGGAATAGTAGATATTGGGACAAAATCATTTCCGGAGAATTTTACATTAAAAGTTTCAGCTTCTTCATCCTATAATAATCAGACATCGCTTAGCTCAAACTTTTTAACTTATGAAACAGGCGGTAGTGACTGGCTTGGTTATGATGATGGAACGAGATCTATTCCATCTCTCCTGACTAATGAAAATGTTGTTATTCCCGTCAGACAGCAGGCAAGATTTAATACCGATCAGGCAATACTTCTGGATTCATATTCAAAATCGTTTAATTCAAATATGAATGTAAAATCAAGTACGGCTCCAGTTAATCAAAGCTATTCTTTCTCAATGGGTGATCAGATAAAAATTAATGAAGAATCATCCTTCGGATATTTAGGCAGTCTCACATATGGAAGAAGCTATTCGTTTTATGAAAATGGAGTTGTAGGCAGATATTCGGTTTCATCACTTGATGCAGATATTTTAAATCCGCAGTTATTAGTCAATGATACTAAAGGTACTTCGGAAGCAAACTTAGGAGGCTTAGCGAGTTTTAGTTATAATTTCAACCCGACACAACAAATTGGCGGAAACGTTTTTTATTCAAGAAGCGGTATCTCTGTTGCTCGTTCTCAGGCAGGTGAATGGCCCCAGGAATTCGGCACCGGACCTAACTCACCGGTTTTTAATAATAAAGTTTTAAACTGGACTGAAAGGGATATTATCTCGTATCAAGTTCGTGGTCAACACTTTTTAAGTCCTCTGCTTGGTTCAACTGTTGATTGGAGTTTATCTTTTTCGGAAACTAATCAGGATGAACCTGACTTCAGGTTACTGTCATACAGTGTCGGACAAACAGCTAATGGACCAAACTACATTATATCCGGTTCAGGCTTTGATAATCCTTCAAGATACTTCAGAGCACTGGAAGATAACACACAAAACTATGTCGTAAATATTTCAATTCCATTCAGTCAGTGGGATGGATTGAACGGTAAGTTTAAAGTCGGAGGATTTTATCAGAACAGTGAGAGAACATTTACCGAAAGAATTTTTTCCTACTCAGTAGATAACCAAATATTTAACCAGGTGGGCGGTAATCTGGATATTTTCTTCAGCGATCAATACACAGGAATTACTAGCGTTGATACAATTGGTACAACTCTTCGGTACAATTTCGGAAATGTTATTACTGATAATTCAAAAACAAAAAATAACTATAACGGAACGCTTGAGGTAAATGCTTTTTATGGAATGGTTGAACTTCCGTTATCGCAGAGCCTGAGATTCGTAGGCGGTATACGGTATGAGAGTACTGACTTATCGTTAATAAGTAAGGATACAACTCAGACTAAAGGTGAAGTTGTTGAAGATGATTTATTGCCTTCAATAAATTTTATATACTCATTGACGGATAATATGAATGTACGCGCATCTGCTACCCAGACATTGGCCCGCCCCAACTTCAGAGAAATTGCACCCTACTCAAGTAAAGAATTTATTAATGACGTTGAACTTGCAGGTAATCCAACTCTTAAAAGAACGCTTATTACAAATTATGACCTTCGCTGGGAATGGTTTACTAACCCGGGTGAAGTAGTTGCGGTAAGTGGATTTTACAAACACCTTGAAAATCCAATTGAGTTAAGCTATCAACAATATTCAGCAGTCTCAAACCCTGTTGTTCAATACCAGAATGTTGAAAAAGCAACCGTAGCCGGCGTAGAGTTAGAATTCAGATTGGGACTGGGTCAGCTATCTGATTTTCTGTCTAACTTTTATATAGGTACCAACCTCTCTCTTATCTATTCTAACATTGATATTGCACAGAGTGAAATGGATCAGCGGCTTGCAATTGATTCATCCTCAAGTTCAACAAGAGAACTGCAGGGTCAGTCACCTTATGTCTTCAATGTAGATTTAAGTTATTCAAACAACACAACAGGTACTAATGCAGGATTATACCTTAACACTTTTGGAGAAAGGTTAGCTAAGGTTTCTGCAAATGTAAATCCAGATGTTTATGAGCAGCCAGCACCACAGCTCAATTTTACACTAAGTCAAATTGTATATCAAAACCTGACATTAAAGTTTGGTGTAATGAACTTGTTAAATGCTTCATATAAAGAAGTAGCCAGATTCAAAGATCAGGATTATACGTTCCAGGAATACAAAAGAGGAATTACATATTCGCTTGGAGTCAGCTATTCACTTTAAGAATATCAGGCGGATATGAGAACATTAATATCAATAAATCTAATAAGGAGAAAATAGTACGATGAAAAAACTACTGCTCACGATTATGTTTCTTATACTGCCATGGATCATTTCAGCACAAGTAAACATCACAGCGGACATCACGAGCAACACAACGTGGAGTTCAGAGAACATATATATGTTAGATGGGCTTATCTTTGTAGATTCATCAGCAACACTGACCATAGAAGCAGGTACAGTAATAAAAGCAAAGCTTCAGTCAAACATCACCACGGGCGATGGAGCCAGTGCACTGGTAGTAAGACGCGGCGGAAAAATAATAGCCAACGGAAATCTGAATCAGCCGATAATATTCACAAGCGAATTAGATGATGTAAACAATCCAAATGATCTTACAGCAGATGATAATCAGTTGTGGGGCGGTGTAATCCTTTTAGGCAGAGCAACAACAAACCAGCCTACAACAGAAAACCAGATAGAAGGTATACCTACAACCGAGAATGCAAGGTTCGGAGGAAATGATGATAGCGATAACTCAGGCGTACTTAGATTTGTATCAATACGTCACGGAGGATTTTCAATAAGCGGCGTACCCGGAGATGAAATCAACGGACTAACAATGGGTGCAGTAGGTTCAGGCACAACAATAGAATTTGTAGAAGTATTTGCAAACTTTGATGACGGATATGAATGGTTCGGAGGCACAGTAAACACAAGATACCTTGTAAGCGCATTCTGCGGAGACGATGCATTTGACTGGGATATGGGATTCAGAGGTAAAGGACAATACTGGTTTGCAATACAGAAAAGCACAGAAGCCGGAAGAGGCGGAGAACTTGACGGCGGAGATGATTGTGAAACCTGTCAGCCATACGGAATACCAATGCTTTCAAACATTACCTGGATAGGTTCAGGTGCAGGTTCATCGGGAGTAGGCGGTGATGGTAATGACAGAGCATTATACTTCAGAGACAATTCAGGCGGAAAGTTATGGAACTCAATCATAACAGACTTTGTAGCAAGTTCAGGAGCTTTGGATATTGAAGACCTTGCATCAGGAGAAGACAGCCGTGCAAGACTTGATGCAGGTGAATTAGTTATACAGAACAATTACTGGTGGGGCTTCAGCAATGGTAATACACTTGCAAGCGTAGCACCGCAGAGTTATGTACAGACACATCTTACAGCAAACACAAATACTATTGCTGATCCGCAGTTAAGAGGAATCAGCAGAACTAACAATGCAGGATTGGATCCAAGACCACAGAATGGTGCACCTACCACAACTGGTGCTATTAATCCTCCTGACCCCTGGTTCCAGGTAGTACCTTTTTATGGCGCATTTGATCCTGCAAATGGAATTTGGACTGAAGGCTGGACATCTGTTTCTCAATTAGGATTTACACCTACAACAAATTTTGTTTCCGGTGTTGAAGAAGACCAACTTTCATCAGTTCCATCAGATTATAGCTTGTCACAAAACTTTCCGAATCCATTTAATCCTTCGACCAAAATCCAATTTTCTATCCCGAATTCATCTGAGATAAAATTATCGGTGTACAATATTCTCGGACAGGAAGTTGCAGTATTGGTGAATGGTTTTAGAAATGCAGGAACCTATGAAGTAAATTGGGAAGCTTCTGATATGCCAAGTGGAGTTTACATTTATGCAATTCAAAGTGGTAATATTTTTATTACAAAAAAAATGACATTACTAAAATAAAATTTGTTCTCTCTCTCAATCCTTCGACTAAGGGCGATCTGCATAGACGCCCTTTTTTATTAACGATAAATTAATATCTCAATAACACTCTGTTAATCTTTAAGAAGCAGTTCAGTTATATATTTCGTCACAAAAGTAAATAACACAATCGATGGAGGCTAATATGAACAACAAGTATGAGGAAATCATTGACCCTGAAGAGTTTCTCTATTGGGTTAGATTAAGCGGTGAAAAGAAATCGAGTGCTGATAATGATGAGAATCAAAACCTTTTAAAAATAATTAGAAATGATTCAAACTTAGAGTGGCGCCAAGAGTATGAATTGATTTATAAATCTCACAAACTTGAAATCTATTGAGGTCAAATTGAAAACTGGTGATATGATCAAATATGCGTTTCCAAATCCTACAATTGCTGGAAAGGAATTCATAATTGGTAAAATAATTTCTATTTCATTGGAAAAGGTTTCAGTCTTATGCTTAGACAAAAGTAAAATGGATATATCATTTAAAAATTTTCATCAAATTGAATCCATAGAATCGGATGAAATTGGAAATGTCTAAAACTTAATTCCCATAATTATTGTTTTAATTGGGCAGCGATTATAAGTTCCGCCAATTCTCTAAACGCTCCATTGCCACCTTTATTTATGCAAACATAGTCGACTAATTTTTTAATCTCCTCCATTGCATCTGCTGGAGAAGCAGAAAAACCAACACTTTTAATTATTTCGATATCATTTACATCGTCACCTATAAAAGCGATTTCTTCACCTGTTAGCTGATGGGTAAACAAAATTTCATTCAGTATTTTCTTTTTATCCTTCACTCCTAAATGAAGTTCCGTTATTTTTAATTTTGCTGCTCTTGTTTCAACAGATCCGGATAATTCTCCAGTTATAATTCCGGTTTCTATGCTCAGGAGATTCCTTAATCGTTCTACACCCATTCCATCCCTGATAGAAAACCTTTTTAACTCTTCACCCTTAGCCGAATAATAAACCCCGGTGTCGGTTAAAACACCGTCATTGTCAGTCAAAACAAATTTAATTTTTTTTAATTTTCTATTTAGAATGTCAATATCCAATTGTCTCTCCTCAAATTCGGTTGTGTCAATAAAGCAATTTTATGATTAAATAGTTATTGTTAGATATACAATGAATGCTTAAATTCACGGCACTTTCAACAATCAATTTACAACGAAAATGAAAATCATCAAACCAAAACGATTGCGAAAAGGGGATACCATTGGAATAATTGCACCTGCTTCCAGCCCGGACGACCTTAGCAAACTTGAACAAAGTATCAGGTATTTTGAGAGCCTTGGTTATAAGATTGAAACAGGTGAAAACGTAGCCAGTTCAAGAGGTTATCTGGCTGGAAAAGATGAAGAAAGATTATCTGATTTTCATGCCATGTTCAAATCAAAAAAGATTAGTGCAATCTTTTGTGCAAGGGGTGGTTATGGTTCCGGAAGATTGTTGGATAAAATTGATTACAGATTAGTTAGAAATAATCCTAAAATATTTGTTGGGTACAGTGATATAACTCAACTTCAGTCAGCCCTGCTTACAAAATGCGGATTACTTACTTTTGCCGGACCGATGCCGGTAATAGATTTTGGTGGTCAAATAAGTACGTTCACTGAAGAACGTTTCTGGGAAATGCTTACTACCAATAAAAAAATCGGAAAGCTGCTTCAACCGGAAAACGAAAAACTATTTCCAATAATTAAAGGAGATGTAAAAGCTCGTTTGTATGGTGGTAATTTATCAAACATAGTTAGCCTGATCGGGACTGATTATCTTCCTTTTATTAAGGATAAAATCTTGTTCCTCGAAGAAACTGGCGAACTGCCATATCGTGTTGACAGAATGTTTAATCATCTGCGTCTTGCAAAAATGCTTTCAACATCAAGAGCAGTACTACTGGGAGCATTTGTGGATTGCCACGAACACGATTATTCAAAGCGCTCACTTACATTAGGAGAAGTTATACAGGATTATTTCAGCAATTCGAAAAATACCGTGATGTATAACTTGAAGCATGGACATTTGAAGGACAATCTAACTTTACCCATCGGCGGACTGATTAAAATTCATTCAGCAAGGGGATATATAGAGATAACTGAAGGTTTATTACGTTAACTTAATAAATAATTTAAGTTATTGTGATTTACTTAGTTTTACATCTCGTCGGAATGTAAGTATGCAAAATAGTTCTCAGGGTAATTCTTAATAGCTTCTTTAGCTATACTAATCTCGGGGAAAATACCAAAAACAGTTGAACCGCTGCCACTCATTGATGAATACAATGCACCTCTTTCAAGTAAGGAACTTTTTATTTTTGCGATCTGAGGGTATTGTTGAAAGACAATTTCTTCAAAATCGTTTTGAAGTTTAGAAATGTTTAATTGATGCTCCACTTCAAATATTTTAGTAAAAGCCTGCGTTGGCTTTGGACTAATATTCTGGTATGCCCATTTGGTGGATATATGAATTCCTGGGTTAATGACTACAATGGGGTATAGAATTTTTAAATTGACCGGACTTAACACTTCGCCACGTGATGTTCCATAGCTGGGAACTGGATTGAGAAAGTAAGGCACATCAGACCCAAGATTTAATGCAATTATTTTTAACTCTTCTTTTGATAATCTTAAATCAAATAATTCATTGAGCATTAATAACGTCGTTGCTGCATTAGAACTTCCACCACCTAATCCAGCGCCTATAGGAATATTTTTCTCCAAACTTATATGACAATTCAATGGTAGATTTACATACGATGCAAGTTCATTTTTTGCTTTGACAATCAAATTGTCCTTGGTCTCAAGTATGTTCAGGTTGCATCTAAAAAGAGTAGTATTGTTAAGTTCTATTATTAATTTATCCGATAAACTAATTGGATAAAAAATCGTTTCAATATTATGATAACCATCTGATCTTTTCTTGGTTACATAGAGTCCTAAATTTATCTTTGCCGGGCAATGTCTTTCAAGTGTTTGCATCAATCATCTTTCTTAGGTATTTGGTGAAAAGCGGGCTTGAACCACAACAGCTGCCAACCAAGCAAGGATTTTTGGGTAAATATCTTTTTGTTATTTCAGAATATTCAATTGCTGATGGTGTAATTCTTGAGTTATTCTTTTTTTTCGAATCAAAAACAATTAAGTATGCTCCCCATAAAGTTGATTTACAGATTATTGGATAGACTAGACTAAATGTCTTGGAATCAATGCAATTGTAAGATATAGCTAGTGGAGAATAGTCATTTAATACCTCGAGTGCCTTGAAAAAATTTTCTCCTGAAAGTAAGGTTAGATCCGGAAGAACATATAAGCTCACAACGAAAGGTATTTGATTAACACTGCAGTACTTTGCAATAATTTCGATTTCATCAAGATGACTTTGTGTTTCGTTTAATATAAAGTGAACACCACAATTCCATAAATTTGTAATATGATAATGGTGATTTAGTTCAAGTTTTTTTTTGCTAAGAGTTCTATTTCGTTGATAACAATCTTCTGCCGGAGGATTAGAACCAGCAATGAGTACATTTCTATTTTCTGAAGCCTCTTTGGCTAAATCGACTGCCGTTCTAATATAATTCTCTTTTTTACTTATACCTGATTTCTCCAAGGTCGATGGATTAGTTCTGAAAGTATTAGTTGTGATGATATCAGCCCCGGCTTTAATATATGCTTTGTGAATTTTTAATACTTCCGGAGAGGATATAATATTTGCTCTTGTGCTCCATAGTAAATCTTTTTTTGCAAATTTTCGAGATTCAAGCAGACTACCCATAGCACCATCTAGAAGAAGTGGTCTTCTCTTTTTTTTTGCATCCCGAAAGATATTTTCTAATTGCATTGTATTTTCTTTAACTATGCATAGAATAATATTTATCAATCTCAGCTTCTATTCTAACCAGATCTATCATTTTAATACATTCGAGATCATAAGGACATTGTTTTTTCCAGCAGGGTGAACAAGATAATTCTTCTTGAAATAGTTTTATCCCCCGGTCATACAAGTCAATTTCTGTCCAGCAGCTTAACCCAAACCATGCTATGACAAATTTCTTTAACGCAATTGCCAGGTGCATTCCAAATGAATCTCCAGTTATCACAATGTCGGGAATAGCTTCGTAACAAGCTCCTTTTCTGACTCCACCTGTAGTTGGAGTGTTGATTATTCTGCCTTCAAAGTGCGAATAAATTTCATTGTTTCGGATTGTGTCTTCTGGTCCGCCAAGCAAAACAATTTTGTAAATATTTTTCTTCAATAATTTATGAATAAGATTTACATGCTGTTCAACAGTCATTTTTTTATTTGGAAATAATTCTGAACAACCTGTATTAAATCCGATAACTTTATCAGGAGATGTTATTCCAACTGAAGATTTATAGTCTTCAATAAACTTAATCTCATCATCCGAAAATTTAAACACATAGTCATTTCTTGAATATTCAACTTCAAAAGTTTCTGCCAGGTATTCCTGCCCAGTTTTTTGATTCACTTTAAACTTCAGATGATTATTCATTCCAAGTTCAAAATTATAGGCTGCTCCATCATTTACAGGAATTATTTTTCCATCTTCATTTAGTCCAAATCCCAGCTTGTGAACTGCATTAACAGTATTTAAAAGCGCACAGGAACGCTGCGATTTATCAACGTTCATCACATAATCGTATTTGATGTGAGACAGGATTGAAATGGATTCGGCATCATAAACAAAAACCTGGTCAATGAATTCGTTGTACTTCAGGAGCGGTGCAGCATTCTTAAGGGTTACCCAATGGATTGTTGAAACCGGAAATTTCCTTTTCAGGGAAACAAGTTGTGCCGTTGTCATCAGAACATCACCCATTGCATCCAGATTAATAATCAGAATTTTGGTCCCAACAGGTAGATTATCTTTGCATCCATCTTTCCAGCAATCGTGATCGGGATAACATGGTTTATAACCGTTAAATCTTTTACAGGATGGAATCTCGTTTAGCATATAATTATTTTTGATTGAATTAAGTTTAATTTTATGTTAGAAATATAACAAACAATTTTTTAAGGTTAACCTGTAATTATCAATGACGATTTTTCAATTTAGTTTTGGCGATGGTTATGCAGGAAGTTCTAAAGTAGCATTGGTTAGTTCAAGATTATTGATGAATACCGGTCACATTGTGCATCTGTTCGTCTCTGAAAATTCTCTAACCGAAAAAAGAGCTACAGAAGACAACCTCATTGTCCATTCAATTAATTCCAATCAAAAATTAAATGAAATCTTAAAAAAGATATTACCGGTTTTTTCGGCTGAACA
It includes:
- a CDS encoding LD-carboxypeptidase, translated to MKIIKPKRLRKGDTIGIIAPASSPDDLSKLEQSIRYFESLGYKIETGENVASSRGYLAGKDEERLSDFHAMFKSKKISAIFCARGGYGSGRLLDKIDYRLVRNNPKIFVGYSDITQLQSALLTKCGLLTFAGPMPVIDFGGQISTFTEERFWEMLTTNKKIGKLLQPENEKLFPIIKGDVKARLYGGNLSNIVSLIGTDYLPFIKDKILFLEETGELPYRVDRMFNHLRLAKMLSTSRAVLLGAFVDCHEHDYSKRSLTLGEVIQDYFSNSKNTVMYNLKHGHLKDNLTLPIGGLIKIHSARGYIEITEGLLR
- the ispE gene encoding 4-(cytidine 5'-diphospho)-2-C-methyl-D-erythritol kinase, which produces MQTLERHCPAKINLGLYVTKKRSDGYHNIETIFYPISLSDKLIIELNNTTLFRCNLNILETKDNLIVKAKNELASYVNLPLNCHISLEKNIPIGAGLGGGSSNAATTLLMLNELFDLRLSKEELKIIALNLGSDVPYFLNPVPSYGTSRGEVLSPVNLKILYPIVVINPGIHISTKWAYQNISPKPTQAFTKIFEVEHQLNISKLQNDFEEIVFQQYPQIAKIKSSLLERGALYSSMSGSGSTVFGIFPEISIAKEAIKNYPENYFAYLHSDEM
- a CDS encoding glycosyltransferase family 9 protein, producing the protein MLNEIPSCKRFNGYKPCYPDHDCWKDGCKDNLPVGTKILIINLDAMGDVLMTTAQLVSLKRKFPVSTIHWVTLKNAAPLLKYNEFIDQVFVYDAESISILSHIKYDYVMNVDKSQRSCALLNTVNAVHKLGFGLNEDGKIIPVNDGAAYNFELGMNNHLKFKVNQKTGQEYLAETFEVEYSRNDYVFKFSDDEIKFIEDYKSSVGITSPDKVIGFNTGCSELFPNKKMTVEQHVNLIHKLLKKNIYKIVLLGGPEDTIRNNEIYSHFEGRIINTPTTGGVRKGACYEAIPDIVITGDSFGMHLAIALKKFVIAWFGLSCWTEIDLYDRGIKLFQEELSCSPCWKKQCPYDLECIKMIDLVRIEAEIDKYYSMHS
- a CDS encoding HAD-IIIA family hydrolase, yielding MDIDILNRKLKKIKFVLTDNDGVLTDTGVYYSAKGEELKRFSIRDGMGVERLRNLLSIETGIITGELSGSVETRAAKLKITELHLGVKDKKKILNEILFTHQLTGEEIAFIGDDVNDIEIIKSVGFSASPADAMEEIKKLVDYVCINKGGNGAFRELAELIIAAQLKQ
- a CDS encoding homocysteine S-methyltransferase family protein, whose product is MQLENIFRDAKKKRRPLLLDGAMGSLLESRKFAKKDLLWSTRANIISSPEVLKIHKAYIKAGADIITTNTFRTNPSTLEKSGISKKENYIRTAVDLAKEASENRNVLIAGSNPPAEDCYQRNRTLSKKKLELNHHYHITNLWNCGVHFILNETQSHLDEIEIIAKYCSVNQIPFVVSLYVLPDLTLLSGENFFKALEVLNDYSPLAISYNCIDSKTFSLVYPIICKSTLWGAYLIVFDSKKKNNSRITPSAIEYSEITKRYLPKNPCLVGSCCGSSPLFTKYLRKMIDANT